Genomic window (Streptosporangium brasiliense):
GCCTACATCAACTGGGCCGAGTCGCTGGTCGCCGGCTGAACCTCCGGGGTGGGCGGTACGGTGGCGCGGGCCGTACCGCCGCGCGGGCCGTACGGCGGCGCGGGCTGGACCCCAGGGCGGGGCTCTGTATGGCAGGGCGGGCGGACCCCAGGGCGGGCCGTACGGCGGGGCGGGCGGTCTCCCGCCGGTCCGCGTGCCGGCGCTGCCGTCAACGGCGCCCCGGCCCGTCCCCCGCGGCCGGGGGCGGGCCCTCCGAGGCCGTGAAGACCAGCGCGGGCGGGACGTTGTGCCAGACCGGGCCCATGGTGCCGACGGTGGTGAAAGTGCTCTCCAGCAGCCCGCGGAACAGCCGGAAGCGCCGGAAGGGCATCGCGGTCAGGGTGGTGACGGTGCTGAACATCCCGCCCAGGGCGAGCGCGGCCGACACCTCGTCCAGGATGCGCTTCTGCTGCCGCTCGTCGAACAGGGTCCAGGGCAGGGAGGAGACGACCGCGTCGACCTGTGTCACCCCGGCCCGCCCCAGAAACCTGCCCAGGTCGCCCGCGTCGCCGGCGATCACTTCCAGCCAGGGGCGGCTGCGCCGTAGGTGGCGGACCATGTCGTGGTTGAGCTCGATGGCGAGCTGCCGCCCGTCCGGCGGCAGGCGGTCGCGGATCGCGTCGCTGATCACGCCGCCGCCGGCGCCGAGCTCGACGACCACGGCTCCGCGGGTGCCCGGGACGACCGAGGTGGCCAGCCGGGCGACGGCCTTCGAGCTGGGCGCGATCGCGCCCAGCTGGTGGGGATTACGCATGATCGCACCGAGGAAGGTGCGGGTGTCGCCGTCGCCGGGACGGGTTCCAGGCAGCACCAGCAGCTTATTCCCCCACCACTAGGGGGTTATGTCAGATTTACGAACTTTAGTGATCAATGACTGTTTTCTGGCACGCTGTCATGAGGCTTCTCCGCCCGGGTAGCGTGTTCGAAGAGGTCGGCCAGCTCGCGTGCGTGCGCGTCGAGGTCGTGCTCGGGGTGGGTGACCCAGTAGGCGAACATGTTGTCGATCGAGCCGGCGTGGGCCACGGCCATCACCCGCAGGTCGAAGGCGCGGAACTCCCCGCTCCGCTGGCCGAGGCGGTAGATCTCCTCCAGTGCCTGGAAGAGCGGCTCGCTGGCGGCGATGCCGAAGCGCGGCGAGCCGTCGGGCTGGCG
Coding sequences:
- a CDS encoding class I SAM-dependent methyltransferase, which encodes MLPGTRPGDGDTRTFLGAIMRNPHQLGAIAPSSKAVARLATSVVPGTRGAVVVELGAGGGVISDAIRDRLPPDGRQLAIELNHDMVRHLRRSRPWLEVIAGDAGDLGRFLGRAGVTQVDAVVSSLPWTLFDERQQKRILDEVSAALALGGMFSTVTTLTAMPFRRFRLFRGLLESTFTTVGTMGPVWHNVPPALVFTASEGPPPAAGDGPGRR